From a single Herbiconiux sp. SALV-R1 genomic region:
- the hisD gene encoding histidinol dehydrogenase — translation MIQTIDLRGQTPTRAELGALVPRAATDVTVAATAAAELVEAVRTRGLDALREQAERFDRVVPEHVRVPQAAIDAAVEALDPAVRSALEETIARVRLATAAQIPDARVTTLDDGALVEQRWHPVERVGLYVPGGKAVYPSSVVMNAVPAQLAGVGSIALVSPPQSEFGGSVHPTILAAAGLLGLTEVYAMGGAGAVGALAYGVPELGLEPVEVITGPGNVFVAAAKRIVRGVVGIDSEAGPTEILVIADDSADAGFVAADLVSQAEHDELAAAVLVTDSPAMAERVTAVLAEAAASTRHAERVAIALDGPQSAIVLVDSLEAAAAVSNVYGPEHLELQTADTEATLALIHNAGAVFVGGYSPVSLGDYLAGSNHVLPTGGQSRFSSGLGAYTFLRPQQIIRYDEGALRAVADRIVALADAENLPAHGEAVTARFRPLDS, via the coding sequence ATGATCCAGACCATCGACCTCCGCGGTCAGACCCCCACCCGTGCCGAGCTCGGAGCCCTCGTTCCGCGCGCCGCCACCGACGTCACCGTCGCGGCCACCGCCGCCGCCGAGCTCGTGGAGGCGGTGCGCACGCGCGGCCTCGACGCCCTGCGCGAGCAGGCCGAGCGCTTCGACCGGGTGGTGCCCGAGCACGTGCGGGTGCCGCAGGCGGCCATCGACGCCGCCGTCGAGGCCCTCGACCCGGCCGTGCGCTCGGCCCTCGAAGAGACCATCGCACGGGTGCGCCTGGCCACCGCCGCCCAGATTCCGGATGCTCGGGTCACCACACTCGACGACGGTGCGCTGGTCGAGCAGCGCTGGCACCCGGTGGAGCGTGTCGGGCTCTACGTTCCCGGCGGCAAGGCGGTCTACCCGTCGAGCGTCGTCATGAACGCGGTGCCCGCCCAGCTCGCGGGTGTGGGCTCCATCGCCCTCGTCTCGCCCCCGCAGAGCGAGTTCGGCGGCTCGGTGCACCCCACCATCCTCGCCGCCGCGGGCCTCCTCGGCCTCACCGAGGTGTACGCCATGGGCGGCGCCGGGGCCGTGGGTGCGCTGGCCTACGGGGTTCCCGAGCTCGGGCTCGAGCCCGTGGAGGTCATCACCGGCCCCGGCAACGTGTTCGTCGCCGCGGCGAAGCGCATCGTGCGCGGGGTCGTCGGCATCGACTCCGAGGCCGGGCCCACCGAGATCCTCGTCATCGCCGACGACAGCGCCGACGCCGGGTTCGTGGCCGCCGACCTGGTGAGCCAGGCCGAGCACGACGAGCTCGCCGCCGCGGTGCTCGTCACCGACTCGCCCGCCATGGCCGAGCGCGTGACGGCCGTGCTGGCCGAGGCGGCCGCGTCGACGCGGCACGCCGAGCGGGTGGCGATCGCCCTCGACGGACCGCAGTCGGCGATCGTGCTCGTCGACTCGCTCGAGGCCGCGGCCGCCGTGAGCAACGTGTACGGCCCCGAGCACCTCGAACTGCAGACCGCCGACACCGAGGCGACGCTCGCGCTCATCCACAACGCCGGCGCCGTCTTCGTGGGCGGGTACTCGCCGGTGAGCCTCGGCGACTACCTGGCCGGGTCGAACCACGTGCTGCCCACCGGCGGCCAGTCGCGCTTCTCCTCGGGCCTCGGTGCCTACACCTTCCTGCGTCCGCAGCAGATCATCCGCTACGACGAGGGCGCCCTGCGCGCCGTCGCCGACCGCATCGTCGCCCTCGCCGACGCCGAGAACCTCCCCGCCCACGGCGAGGCCGTCACCGCCCGTTTCCGCCCGCTCGACAGCTGA
- a CDS encoding DUF1801 domain-containing protein, whose protein sequence is MAGLKTTPSDADVTAFLDAVPDARRRAEGHELRALIESTTGLTARLWGPSIVGFGDGSYTTTSGTHPWFLVGFSPRKAALTLYGVHSDDEGPDPRLGSLGPHSTGKGCLYLKRLDAVDREVLAELIREAAAG, encoded by the coding sequence ATGGCCGGGCTCAAGACGACCCCCTCCGACGCCGACGTCACCGCCTTCCTCGACGCGGTGCCCGACGCGCGTCGGCGCGCGGAGGGGCACGAGCTCCGCGCGCTCATCGAGAGCACCACCGGGCTCACCGCGCGGCTGTGGGGGCCGTCGATCGTGGGCTTTGGCGACGGCAGCTACACCACCACGAGCGGCACCCACCCCTGGTTCCTCGTGGGCTTCTCGCCGCGCAAGGCGGCGCTCACCCTCTACGGCGTGCACTCCGACGACGAGGGGCCCGACCCGCGCCTGGGATCGCTCGGCCCGCACTCCACGGGCAAGGGCTGTCTCTACCTCAAGCGCCTCGACGCCGTCGACCGCGAGGTGCTCGCCGAGCTCATCCGGGAGGCCGCGGCAGGGTAG
- the nrdR gene encoding transcriptional regulator NrdR, translating to MFCPYCRYPDSRVVDSRTTDDGLAIRRRRQCPDCGRRFSTTETASLSVIKRSGVVELFSREKIVSGVRKACQGRPVTDSDLAVLAQRVEETVRLSGAAQIEANDIGLAILQPLRELDEVAYLRFASVYQGFDSLDDFEAAITLLRVEHEQGRSGGEASERASASPTGSTTE from the coding sequence ATGTTCTGCCCTTACTGCCGCTACCCCGACTCCCGCGTCGTCGACTCGCGCACCACCGACGACGGCCTGGCCATCCGTCGCCGCCGCCAGTGCCCCGACTGCGGCCGGCGGTTCAGCACCACCGAGACCGCGTCGCTCAGCGTCATCAAGCGCTCCGGTGTGGTCGAGCTGTTCAGTCGCGAGAAGATCGTCAGCGGTGTGCGCAAGGCCTGCCAGGGCCGGCCCGTCACCGACAGCGACCTCGCGGTGCTCGCCCAGCGGGTCGAGGAGACGGTGCGCCTGTCGGGCGCCGCGCAGATCGAGGCGAACGACATCGGCCTCGCCATCCTGCAGCCGCTCCGCGAGCTCGACGAGGTCGCCTACCTGCGCTTCGCGAGCGTCTACCAGGGCTTCGACTCGCTCGACGACTTCGAGGCGGCGATCACGCTGCTGAGGGTCGAGCACGAGCAGGGCAGGTCGGGCGGGGAAGCTTCGGAACGAGCATCCGCTTCGCCGACCGGTTCCACGACAGAGTAG
- a CDS encoding quinone-dependent dihydroorotate dehydrogenase: MYDFLFRHFLTRMDPEDAHHLAFTVIKAIPALRLDGLVSRFTKAPVDLSVTTLGRTFPTPFGLAAGFDKDAAGIRGFGALGFGHVEVGTITARAQPGNPRPRLFRLVADRAVINRMGFNNGGAAAASLRLAKVRSLRHARPVIGVNIGKSRVVEVDDAIDDYLQSARALAPMADYLVVNVSSPNTPGLRGLQELDKLAPLLSAVKAEAGSTPLLVKIAPDLTDDEVVKISELAVSLGLDGIIATNTTISREGLRSPAETVEAAGAGGLSGEPLKARSLAVLKLIRSVVPEELCVISVGGVDTAYDVDQRLLAGATLVQGYTAFLYRGPFWARSINIGLARLRKTRA, encoded by the coding sequence GTGTACGACTTCCTCTTCCGGCACTTTCTCACGCGGATGGACCCGGAAGACGCGCACCATCTCGCCTTCACGGTGATCAAGGCGATTCCCGCGCTCCGGCTCGACGGTCTCGTCTCGCGCTTCACGAAGGCGCCCGTCGACCTCTCGGTCACGACCCTCGGCCGCACCTTCCCGACCCCGTTCGGCCTCGCCGCGGGCTTCGACAAAGACGCCGCCGGCATCCGCGGCTTCGGCGCACTCGGCTTCGGACACGTTGAGGTGGGCACCATCACGGCGAGGGCGCAGCCCGGCAACCCGCGACCGCGGCTGTTCCGGCTGGTCGCCGATCGCGCCGTCATCAACCGGATGGGGTTCAACAACGGGGGAGCCGCCGCCGCCTCGTTGCGCCTGGCGAAGGTGCGTTCGCTGCGCCACGCACGGCCGGTGATCGGGGTGAACATCGGCAAGAGCCGCGTGGTCGAGGTCGACGACGCCATCGACGACTACCTGCAGAGCGCCAGGGCTCTCGCCCCCATGGCCGACTACCTCGTGGTGAACGTGAGCTCGCCGAACACTCCCGGCCTCCGCGGCCTGCAGGAGCTCGACAAGCTCGCGCCCCTGCTGTCGGCAGTCAAGGCCGAGGCGGGCAGCACGCCGCTGCTGGTGAAGATCGCCCCCGACCTCACCGACGACGAGGTCGTGAAGATCTCGGAGCTCGCGGTGTCACTCGGGCTGGACGGCATCATCGCCACCAACACCACCATCTCCCGCGAGGGGCTGCGGAGCCCGGCCGAGACGGTCGAGGCGGCGGGCGCCGGTGGGCTGTCGGGGGAGCCGCTCAAGGCGCGGTCGCTCGCGGTGCTGAAGCTCATCCGCTCCGTGGTGCCCGAGGAGCTCTGTGTCATCTCGGTGGGCGGGGTCGACACCGCCTACGACGTCGACCAGCGGTTGCTCGCCGGTGCGACGCTGGTGCAGGGGTACACGGCGTTCCTGTACCGGGGGCCGTTCTGGGCGCGGTCGATCAACATCGGGCTGGCGAGGCTGCGCAAGACGCGCGCCTGA
- a CDS encoding DUF3043 domain-containing protein, with protein MAKKSSTPEPVIETPEEPVVGKGHATPTRKEREAANQRPLVPTDRKLASKEARAKMQVQRDRARVGMANGEEKYLPMRDKGVQRRYIRDYVDARFNLGEFLIPAMFVVILLTLVPAPEVQAGVMLGLYAFVVLVIADCVFLGWRLMRKLREKFGADKLERGLRWYATMRALQFRRLRLPKPQVKRGQYPQ; from the coding sequence GTGGCCAAGAAATCCAGCACCCCCGAACCCGTGATCGAGACTCCCGAGGAGCCTGTGGTCGGCAAGGGGCACGCCACCCCCACGCGCAAGGAGCGTGAGGCCGCCAACCAGCGCCCGCTCGTCCCCACCGACCGCAAGCTCGCATCGAAGGAGGCGCGCGCGAAGATGCAGGTGCAGCGCGACCGTGCCCGGGTGGGCATGGCCAACGGCGAGGAGAAGTACCTCCCGATGCGCGACAAGGGGGTACAGCGCCGGTACATCCGCGACTACGTCGACGCGCGGTTCAACCTCGGGGAGTTCCTCATCCCCGCCATGTTCGTGGTCATCCTGCTGACGCTCGTTCCGGCTCCCGAGGTGCAGGCGGGCGTGATGCTCGGCCTCTACGCCTTCGTAGTGCTCGTCATCGCCGACTGTGTCTTCCTCGGCTGGCGGCTCATGCGCAAGCTCCGCGAGAAGTTCGGCGCCGACAAGCTCGAACGGGGTCTGCGGTGGTACGCCACCATGCGGGCGCTGCAGTTCCGGCGCCTCCGCCTGCCGAAGCCGCAGGTGAAGCGCGGCCAGTACCCGCAGTAG
- a CDS encoding dipeptidase: MTGPTDSPFSQETAPSPRDAAVLAAVEAALPSSIAELAGLVRIPSVSWSAFDPAHVAASADAVATLFRETGLFESVDVRRSTTATGEEGQPAVLATRPAKNGRPTVLLYAHHDVQPPGAEADWESPAFEPTVRGDRLYGRGAADDKAGVLSHLAAVRALAEVAGPDFDLGIAVFIEGEEEFGSRSFQNFLRENRDRLAADVIVVADSDNWDENTPSLTVSLRGNVTFRLTVTTLEHASHSGMFGGAAPDAMMAALRLAASFHDDAGSVAVAGLVTRDAETPEYTEETLRAEAGLLEGVTPVGTGSILSRLWNQPSLTVTGIDAPSVANASNTLIPSVALRVSVRIAPGQDAREALDAVTRHIRSHTPFGAHVEIDEVDTGSPFLVDTSGWAVAEAERAMADAWGRPAVLAGIGGSIPFIPQLVAEFPEAQILVTGVEDPHTRAHSPNESLHLGVFKRAIGAQALLLARLNDRE; this comes from the coding sequence ATGACTGGTCCCACCGATTCCCCGTTCTCCCAGGAAACAGCGCCGAGCCCCCGCGACGCGGCGGTGCTCGCGGCGGTCGAGGCTGCCCTGCCGTCGTCGATCGCCGAGCTGGCGGGTCTCGTGCGCATCCCTTCGGTGTCGTGGTCGGCCTTCGACCCCGCGCACGTGGCGGCCAGCGCCGACGCCGTGGCGACCCTGTTCCGCGAGACCGGGCTGTTCGAGAGCGTCGACGTGCGCCGCTCGACCACCGCGACGGGTGAAGAGGGGCAGCCCGCCGTTCTCGCCACGCGCCCGGCCAAGAACGGCCGCCCCACCGTGCTGCTCTACGCCCACCACGACGTGCAGCCGCCCGGCGCGGAGGCCGACTGGGAGTCGCCGGCCTTCGAGCCGACCGTGCGCGGCGACCGCCTCTACGGGCGCGGTGCCGCCGATGACAAGGCGGGGGTGCTCTCCCACCTCGCCGCGGTGCGCGCCCTGGCCGAGGTGGCCGGCCCCGACTTCGACCTCGGCATCGCCGTGTTCATCGAGGGGGAGGAGGAGTTCGGCTCCCGCTCCTTCCAGAACTTCCTGCGCGAGAACCGCGACCGCCTCGCCGCCGACGTCATCGTCGTCGCCGACTCCGACAACTGGGACGAGAACACTCCGTCGCTCACGGTGAGCCTGCGCGGCAACGTCACCTTCCGCCTCACCGTGACGACGCTCGAGCACGCCTCGCACTCGGGCATGTTCGGCGGGGCCGCGCCCGACGCCATGATGGCCGCGCTGCGGCTCGCCGCGAGCTTCCACGACGACGCCGGATCCGTCGCCGTCGCCGGGCTCGTCACGCGCGACGCCGAGACCCCCGAGTACACCGAGGAGACGCTGCGCGCCGAGGCGGGCCTGCTCGAGGGCGTCACCCCGGTCGGAACCGGCAGCATCCTCTCCCGGCTCTGGAACCAGCCCTCGCTCACCGTCACGGGCATCGACGCGCCGTCGGTGGCGAACGCGTCGAACACGCTCATCCCCTCGGTCGCGCTCAGGGTGAGCGTGCGCATCGCACCGGGGCAGGATGCTCGCGAGGCCCTCGACGCCGTCACCCGGCACATCCGGTCGCACACCCCGTTCGGCGCCCACGTCGAGATCGACGAGGTCGACACCGGCAGCCCGTTCCTCGTCGACACCTCGGGGTGGGCCGTCGCCGAGGCCGAGCGCGCCATGGCCGACGCCTGGGGACGGCCCGCGGTGCTGGCCGGCATCGGCGGCTCGATCCCGTTCATCCCGCAGCTGGTCGCCGAGTTCCCCGAGGCGCAGATCCTCGTCACCGGGGTCGAAGACCCGCACACCCGGGCGCACAGCCCGAACGAGTCGCTGCACCTCGGGGTGTTCAAGCGGGCCATCGGCGCCCAGGCACTCCTGCTGGCGCGCCTGAACGACCGGGAATGA
- a CDS encoding iron-sulfur cluster assembly accessory protein, with protein sequence MSDTITAESVTAAGPAPAEAPAHKVGITPAAGQKVKTLLEQEGRDDLRLRVAVQPGGCSGLIYQLYFDERMLDGDGVVDFDGVEVIVDKMSTPYLEGATIDFEDTIQKQGFTIDNPNASGSCACGDSFH encoded by the coding sequence ATGAGCGACACCATCACCGCTGAGTCCGTCACGGCGGCAGGCCCGGCCCCCGCCGAGGCGCCCGCGCACAAGGTGGGCATCACCCCTGCGGCGGGCCAGAAGGTCAAGACGCTGCTCGAGCAGGAGGGCCGCGACGACCTGCGCCTGCGCGTGGCCGTGCAGCCCGGCGGCTGCTCCGGTCTCATCTACCAGCTGTACTTCGACGAGCGCATGCTCGACGGCGACGGCGTGGTCGACTTCGACGGCGTCGAGGTCATCGTCGACAAGATGAGCACCCCCTACCTCGAGGGCGCCACCATCGACTTCGAAGACACCATCCAGAAGCAGGGCTTCACCATCGACAACCCGAACGCGTCGGGCAGCTGCGCCTGCGGCGACTCGTTCCACTGA
- the coxB gene encoding cytochrome c oxidase subunit II, translated as MRSRRRLRWAAIPIAALMSVVLAGCTQEQLQGWLPTEPGTTNNVDRVIGLWVTSWIVLLIVGIVTWALIIWAIVVYRRRKGQTGLPAQLRYNMPIEIFYTIVPLILVLGFFAFTARDQAAIEEPYANPDVKIQVFGKQWAWDFNYVDDDVYYAGVQGQENPDDDNGNLVESELPVLYLPVGKTVEIQLESRDVIHSFWVIDFLYKKDMLPGKTNYMYVTPEREGTFTGKCAELCGEYHSMMLFNVKVVSQQEYDDYIASLRAAGNEGQLGHEYDRNQNLPGIGTPAHEEE; from the coding sequence GTGCGCTCTAGACGACGTCTCCGCTGGGCCGCGATCCCCATCGCGGCGTTAATGTCCGTTGTTCTCGCAGGATGCACTCAGGAGCAGCTGCAGGGCTGGCTCCCCACCGAGCCGGGAACGACGAACAACGTCGACCGCGTCATCGGCCTCTGGGTCACCTCGTGGATCGTCCTGCTCATCGTCGGCATCGTCACCTGGGCGCTCATCATCTGGGCGATCGTGGTCTACCGCCGTCGCAAGGGCCAGACCGGCCTGCCCGCCCAGCTGCGCTACAACATGCCGATCGAGATCTTCTACACGATCGTGCCGCTCATCCTGGTTCTCGGCTTCTTCGCCTTCACCGCGCGCGACCAGGCAGCGATCGAGGAGCCCTACGCCAACCCCGACGTGAAGATCCAGGTCTTCGGCAAGCAATGGGCGTGGGACTTCAACTACGTCGACGACGACGTCTACTACGCCGGTGTGCAGGGCCAGGAGAACCCCGACGACGACAACGGCAACCTGGTGGAGTCCGAGCTGCCGGTGCTCTACCTGCCCGTCGGCAAGACCGTCGAGATCCAGCTCGAGTCGCGCGACGTCATCCACTCCTTCTGGGTCATCGACTTCTTGTACAAGAAGGACATGCTGCCCGGCAAGACCAACTACATGTACGTCACCCCCGAGCGTGAGGGCACCTTCACCGGCAAGTGCGCCGAGCTCTGCGGTGAGTACCACTCGATGATGCTCTTCAACGTGAAGGTCGTCTCCCAGCAGGAGTACGACGACTACATCGCATCGCTGCGCGCCGCCGGCAACGAAGGCCAGCTCGGGCACGAGTACGACCGCAACCAGAACCTCCCGGGCATCGGCACGCCCGCGCACGAGGAAGAGTAG
- the ctaD gene encoding cytochrome c oxidase subunit I, whose translation MTATVDVAPAGGAPAPLPTPSKTVGRKGNILVKWITSTDHKTIGYMYLIASFIFFCLGGVMALVIRAQLFEPGLELLQTKDQYNQLFTMHGTIMLLMFATPLFAGFANVLMPLQIGAPDVAFPRLNAFAFWLFTFGSLIAVSGFLTPQGAASFGWFAYAPLSSTTFTPGDGGNLWVFGLGLSGFGTILGAVNFITTIITLRAPGMTMFRMPIFTWNILVTSILVLMAFPVLAAALFALGADRVFGAHIYDAANGGVLLWQHLFWFFGHPEVYIIALPFFGIVSEVFPVFSRKPIFGYKTLIYATISIAALSVTVWAHHMYVTGSVLLPFFALMTMLIAVPTGVKIFNWVGTMWRGSVTFETPMIWAIGFLITFTFGGLTGVILASPPLDFHVSDTYFVVAHFHYVVFGTVVFAMFSGFYFWWPKWTGKMLNERLGYWHFWLLFIGFHTTFLIQHWLGVIGMPRRYATYQPEPGFEWMNQLSTIGAFILAASLIPFFLNVYVTARKAPKVTVNDPWGYGRSLEWATSCPPPRHNFTSIPRIRSESPAFDLNHPEAGIPVGIGPAKDAPDAPTYDVAEGQVK comes from the coding sequence ATGACCGCAACAGTCGACGTGGCGCCCGCGGGCGGCGCCCCGGCACCGCTCCCGACCCCCTCGAAGACGGTGGGCCGCAAGGGCAACATCCTGGTGAAGTGGATCACCTCCACCGACCACAAGACCATCGGGTACATGTACCTGATCGCCTCGTTCATCTTCTTCTGCCTCGGCGGCGTGATGGCCCTCGTCATCCGCGCCCAGCTGTTCGAGCCCGGCCTCGAGCTCCTGCAGACGAAAGACCAGTACAACCAGCTGTTCACGATGCACGGCACGATCATGCTGCTCATGTTCGCGACGCCGCTGTTCGCGGGCTTCGCCAACGTGCTCATGCCGCTCCAGATCGGTGCGCCCGACGTGGCGTTCCCGCGTCTGAACGCCTTTGCGTTCTGGCTGTTCACCTTCGGCTCGCTGATCGCGGTCTCCGGCTTCCTCACCCCGCAGGGTGCAGCATCCTTCGGCTGGTTCGCCTACGCGCCGCTGTCGTCGACCACGTTCACGCCGGGTGACGGCGGAAACCTCTGGGTGTTCGGCCTCGGGCTCTCGGGCTTCGGCACCATCCTCGGTGCGGTGAACTTCATCACCACGATCATCACGCTGCGTGCCCCCGGCATGACCATGTTCCGCATGCCGATCTTCACCTGGAACATCCTGGTGACGTCGATCCTCGTGTTGATGGCCTTCCCGGTGCTCGCCGCCGCGCTGTTCGCCCTCGGCGCCGACCGCGTCTTCGGGGCGCACATCTACGACGCGGCCAACGGCGGTGTGCTGCTCTGGCAGCACCTGTTCTGGTTCTTCGGGCACCCGGAGGTGTACATCATCGCGCTACCGTTCTTCGGTATCGTCTCCGAGGTGTTCCCGGTGTTCAGCCGCAAGCCGATCTTCGGGTACAAGACCCTCATCTACGCGACGATCTCCATCGCCGCCCTGTCGGTCACCGTGTGGGCGCACCACATGTACGTCACCGGCTCGGTGCTGCTGCCGTTCTTCGCGCTCATGACGATGCTCATCGCGGTGCCGACGGGCGTGAAGATCTTCAACTGGGTCGGCACCATGTGGCGGGGCTCGGTGACGTTCGAGACGCCCATGATCTGGGCGATCGGCTTCTTGATCACCTTCACCTTCGGTGGTCTCACGGGTGTCATCCTGGCGTCGCCGCCGCTCGACTTCCACGTCTCTGACACCTACTTCGTGGTGGCGCACTTCCACTACGTCGTGTTCGGAACCGTCGTGTTCGCCATGTTCTCCGGCTTCTACTTCTGGTGGCCGAAGTGGACGGGCAAGATGCTCAACGAGCGCCTCGGCTACTGGCACTTCTGGCTGCTGTTCATCGGCTTCCACACGACGTTCCTCATCCAGCACTGGCTGGGCGTCATCGGCATGCCTCGCCGGTACGCGACCTACCAGCCGGAGCCCGGCTTCGAGTGGATGAACCAGCTCTCCACGATCGGTGCGTTCATCCTCGCCGCGTCGCTCATCCCGTTCTTCCTGAACGTGTACGTCACGGCCCGCAAGGCGCCGAAGGTGACGGTGAACGACCCGTGGGGCTACGGCCGCTCGCTCGAGTGGGCGACCTCGTGCCCGCCGCCGCGTCACAACTTCACGTCGATTCCGCGCATCCGTTCGGAGTCTCCGGCGTTCGACCTCAACCACCCCGAGGCCGGCATCCCCGTGGGCATCGGCCCCGCGAAGGATGCTCCGGATGCTCCCACCTACGACGTCGCCGAAGGACAGGTGAAGTAA
- a CDS encoding cytochrome c oxidase subunit 4: MRVNTNLFWILAVFMVLAATAYTVWSVIWYEGEVEWVGTVAISLTAILSGFLAFYLGKVHKAQGGELPEDRLDSNIDDGDPEMGFYSPWSWWPIVLAGGGALLVLGLAVGFWICFIAAAVTLVAIVGWVYEYYRGNFAR; this comes from the coding sequence ATGAGGGTCAACACCAATCTCTTCTGGATCCTCGCGGTCTTCATGGTCCTGGCCGCCACGGCCTACACCGTGTGGTCGGTCATCTGGTACGAGGGTGAGGTCGAGTGGGTCGGCACCGTCGCGATCAGCCTCACGGCGATCCTGTCGGGCTTCCTCGCCTTCTACCTCGGCAAGGTGCACAAGGCGCAGGGCGGCGAGCTGCCCGAAGACCGCCTCGACTCCAACATCGACGACGGCGACCCCGAGATGGGCTTCTACAGCCCGTGGAGCTGGTGGCCGATCGTGCTGGCGGGTGGTGGGGCGCTCCTCGTGCTCGGCCTCGCCGTCGGCTTCTGGATCTGCTTCATCGCCGCCGCGGTCACCCTCGTCGCGATCGTCGGCTGGGTCTACGAGTACTACCGCGGCAACTTCGCCCGCTGA
- a CDS encoding cell wall-binding repeat-containing protein: MNVSPKGWLGSARRRGAQALAAGVGASLLAVLVSGWTGAPNAEDEGGGEPVCPYRLATVGLPVAQPVEAIPSDGVEALITAGALPPGVAVSRTERGLEFIGVPTDAGAFDFSISLDRPTDADHAQEARCLVDVVPRPTVTRLAGADRYESSARVARAVAPATTPLAYIASGEGFADALSTTAVAAVRKAPLLLTTSTSVPTAVLDQLGVQRPSTIVIVGGENSVRPAVAAQLAALPWRPSVRRITGADRFDVSRALLRDNTVGLPPSTSPRLYLASGSAFPDALSASVPAAVQGTGVLLVDGTASRTDPEDLELFQALGVTELRLVGGPASISDDLHEDLSHRVAVAQRTGGVDRYAVSRRINQRTFPRTTPQSQVFLASGANFPDALTGGVLAGARRAPLFLVRDCLDREVALHLGALAPSEITLLGGPLSLPRSVEELTICS, encoded by the coding sequence GTGAACGTCTCTCCGAAAGGATGGCTGGGGTCGGCACGCCGACGAGGCGCTCAGGCCCTGGCCGCCGGGGTGGGTGCATCGCTCCTTGCCGTGCTGGTCTCAGGCTGGACGGGCGCTCCGAACGCTGAGGACGAGGGTGGTGGGGAGCCGGTGTGCCCGTACCGGCTCGCGACGGTCGGTCTGCCGGTGGCCCAGCCGGTGGAGGCGATCCCCTCCGACGGCGTCGAGGCGCTGATCACCGCCGGGGCTCTGCCTCCCGGAGTGGCGGTCAGTCGTACTGAGCGAGGACTCGAGTTCATCGGAGTGCCGACAGACGCGGGCGCGTTCGACTTCTCGATCTCACTCGATCGCCCAACCGATGCCGACCACGCTCAGGAGGCGCGATGCCTCGTAGACGTCGTGCCCCGTCCCACGGTGACGCGGCTCGCCGGTGCCGACCGGTATGAGAGCTCAGCGCGGGTCGCACGAGCGGTGGCGCCTGCCACGACTCCCCTGGCCTACATCGCGAGCGGTGAGGGCTTCGCCGACGCCCTCAGCACGACTGCCGTCGCCGCGGTGAGGAAGGCGCCGCTCCTCCTCACCACGAGCACCTCCGTGCCCACTGCTGTACTCGACCAGCTCGGCGTCCAGCGCCCCAGCACGATCGTGATCGTGGGCGGCGAGAACTCGGTCCGACCGGCGGTCGCGGCACAGCTCGCTGCACTCCCGTGGCGTCCGAGCGTGCGCCGCATCACCGGCGCCGACCGGTTCGACGTCTCACGTGCGCTGCTTCGTGACAACACGGTCGGGCTGCCCCCGTCCACGTCACCGCGCCTCTACCTGGCCAGCGGCTCAGCGTTCCCCGACGCTCTCTCCGCCTCGGTCCCGGCAGCGGTCCAGGGGACGGGGGTGCTGCTGGTCGACGGCACCGCGAGCCGCACCGACCCCGAAGACCTCGAACTCTTCCAGGCACTGGGAGTAACGGAGCTCCGCCTCGTCGGAGGCCCGGCGAGCATCAGCGACGACCTCCACGAAGACCTCAGCCATCGTGTCGCCGTCGCCCAGCGCACCGGTGGGGTCGATCGCTACGCCGTGTCACGTCGCATCAACCAGCGGACGTTCCCCCGCACGACCCCGCAGAGTCAGGTCTTCCTGGCCTCGGGAGCGAACTTCCCCGACGCGCTGACCGGTGGCGTGCTCGCGGGAGCGCGTCGTGCTCCGCTCTTCCTGGTGCGAGACTGCCTCGATCGCGAGGTGGCACTGCACCTCGGCGCCTTGGCGCCGAGCGAGATCACACTGCTCGGTGGTCCGCTCTCGCTCCCGCGATCCGTCGAAGAACTGACGATCTGCAGCTGA